One window of the Labilibaculum sp. genome contains the following:
- a CDS encoding 4Fe-4S binding protein — protein sequence MNRPKKQEFKFPTHINEYPTGPQYKAGFLPETNAGWRSVRPLVDHEACVFCLRCYLLCPDGTILKENGKIEFDMDYCKGCGVCAYECPKDAIKMVKE from the coding sequence ATGAACCGTCCAAAAAAACAGGAATTTAAATTTCCTACACATATAAATGAATATCCCACCGGTCCGCAGTACAAGGCTGGTTTCCTGCCGGAGACGAATGCCGGATGGAGATCAGTCCGTCCGCTTGTCGATCACGAAGCATGTGTTTTCTGTCTGCGCTGCTACCTGCTTTGTCCGGATGGCACCATCCTAAAAGAAAACGGCAAAATCGAATTCGACATGGATTATTGCAAAGGCTGTGGTGTTTGTGCCTACGAATGCCCAAAAGATGCCATTAAAATGGTGAAAGAGTAG
- a CDS encoding 2-oxoacid:acceptor oxidoreductase family protein, whose amino-acid sequence MKEIRWHGRGGQGGFTASRLLGIAASVHGGKHALAFPSFGPERRGAPVLAFTKIDDAKIHDRSEVQNSDYVVVMDETLITPGFEKGIRPGATILVNTEKVEVYQKALPAFQLIGIDASSLAMEILGRPITNTAMYGALAAASGLVSLEAALASIRTEMKPKLAELNVKIVERAYELINN is encoded by the coding sequence ATGAAAGAAATCAGATGGCATGGAAGAGGAGGACAAGGTGGTTTTACCGCTTCCCGTTTGCTGGGCATTGCTGCCAGTGTTCACGGAGGCAAGCATGCTTTGGCATTTCCATCTTTCGGTCCTGAAAGAAGAGGTGCTCCGGTTTTGGCTTTCACCAAAATCGACGATGCCAAAATTCACGATCGCAGCGAAGTGCAAAACAGCGATTACGTGGTGGTAATGGATGAGACGTTGATCACTCCCGGTTTCGAAAAGGGAATCAGACCAGGTGCCACCATTTTGGTGAATACCGAAAAGGTAGAAGTGTACCAAAAGGCATTGCCGGCTTTCCAACTAATTGGCATCGATGCATCAAGTTTAGCCATGGAGATATTGGGCCGGCCCATTACCAACACCGCTATGTACGGGGCATTGGCTGCTGCATCGGGATTGGTAAGTCTGGAAGCAGCTCTTGCCAGCATCCGAACCGAGATGAAGCCAAAACTGGCCGAATTGAATGTGAAGATTGTAGAGAGAGCCTACGAATTAATTAATAATTAA
- a CDS encoding Lrp/AsnC family transcriptional regulator produces MDKLDRTDRKILQLLQQDCRITTKELAEKLHLSNTPVYERVKKLERSGIIKGYVARLDPDKIDRSMMVFISILLTKHTRDVVDKFEAEVLALPEVMEFYYTSGNYDALLKLMVKDMKAFQFFIQEKLSKFEHISRFNSTFVISSADKLGYDL; encoded by the coding sequence ATGGATAAACTGGACAGAACCGATCGTAAAATTTTACAACTGCTGCAGCAGGATTGCCGCATCACCACCAAGGAACTTGCAGAAAAACTGCATCTAAGCAACACGCCTGTGTACGAAAGGGTAAAAAAGCTGGAACGAAGCGGTATTATTAAAGGTTATGTGGCCCGTCTCGACCCCGATAAAATAGACCGGAGCATGATGGTTTTCATCTCTATTTTACTTACCAAGCACACCCGCGATGTGGTGGATAAATTTGAGGCGGAAGTGTTGGCACTGCCCGAAGTAATGGAGTTTTACTACACCTCGGGAAATTACGATGCCTTGCTTAAACTAATGGTGAAAGACATGAAGGCCTTCCAGTTTTTTATTCAGGAGAAACTATCGAAATTTGAACACATCAGCCGCTTCAACAGCACTTTCGTGATTTCCTCGGCCGATAAACTGGGCTACGATTTGTAG
- a CDS encoding DUF4177 domain-containing protein translates to MKNFTYKCIPVPTTIATGKQGNGEHGLAVDTYQAIINKAAEGGWRLSNIDTISSSQKPGCLEGLFGAKDQVVNIKMLVFEKEVE, encoded by the coding sequence ATGAAAAATTTCACTTACAAATGTATTCCTGTACCTACTACAATAGCTACTGGAAAACAAGGAAATGGAGAACATGGTTTGGCTGTTGATACCTATCAAGCTATAATTAATAAAGCTGCAGAAGGAGGTTGGCGATTATCAAACATTGATACAATATCATCATCACAAAAACCTGGGTGTCTTGAAGGATTATTTGGTGCGAAAGATCAAGTTGTCAATATTAAAATGCTTGTATTTGAAAAAGAAGTAGAATAA
- the yidD gene encoding membrane protein insertion efficiency factor YidD, with the protein MKSILISFIRFYQNVAPRRIRESCRFEPSCSEYMIISLNKFGVKDGLKKGIRRLRKCKPPYGGIDYP; encoded by the coding sequence ATGAAATCAATATTAATTTCATTTATCCGATTTTATCAGAATGTCGCTCCAAGAAGAATTCGAGAATCCTGCCGTTTCGAACCTTCCTGTTCGGAATATATGATTATTAGTTTAAACAAATTTGGTGTGAAGGATGGATTAAAGAAGGGGATTCGCAGGCTCAGAAAATGTAAACCTCCATATGGAGGAATTGATTATCCATAA
- the hxsC gene encoding His-Xaa-Ser system radical SAM maturase HxsC — MKKLQYKGESLNISDNKIGRCITNLSSEGFLIYEGQQLIDLENYTCVICRRGNFEALREQVTEMAIFISGDDNIDLQDGDIVSISRNGHLRILYSPNSSDNVLFITETCNHKCIMCSQPPKKVKDLDVQFKINSQLVDLIPDDCEILGVTGGEPTLLGDRLFQLYEQISTKLPNTIIHTLTNGRAFNSTKFCDKFTKCMNRNLIFGIPLYSDYSAQHDYIVQSKNAFNQTIKGIYNLAALHQKIEIRIVISKLNHSRLIELAHFIYKNLPFVDHVAFMGLEDIGNATVNSELVWIDPKEYIEDLNSALEYLFNFGINTSIYNIPLCLLPSNLWKHSAKSISDWKTKYLDCCDNCKLAENCCGVFGTSKKISSNITPFLN; from the coding sequence ATGAAAAAGCTACAGTACAAAGGAGAATCACTAAATATTAGTGATAATAAAATTGGCAGGTGCATAACAAACTTAAGTTCCGAAGGATTCCTTATTTATGAAGGACAACAATTAATAGATTTAGAGAATTACACATGTGTTATTTGTCGAAGAGGTAACTTTGAAGCATTAAGAGAACAGGTAACTGAAATGGCTATATTCATTTCAGGAGATGATAATATTGATCTTCAAGATGGAGATATTGTAAGTATTTCTAGAAATGGTCATCTTCGGATATTATACTCTCCTAATTCATCAGATAATGTTCTTTTCATTACTGAGACTTGCAATCATAAATGTATAATGTGTTCTCAACCACCAAAAAAGGTTAAGGATTTAGATGTTCAATTTAAAATCAACAGCCAATTGGTTGATCTTATCCCCGATGATTGTGAAATACTAGGTGTTACAGGAGGAGAACCTACTCTATTAGGAGATAGACTTTTTCAACTTTATGAACAAATTTCTACTAAACTCCCCAATACTATCATACATACATTAACTAATGGCAGAGCATTTAATTCTACTAAATTCTGCGATAAATTCACAAAATGTATGAATAGGAATTTAATATTTGGAATTCCTTTGTATTCTGATTATTCAGCTCAACATGATTACATTGTTCAATCAAAAAATGCTTTCAACCAAACAATAAAGGGAATATACAACCTAGCAGCATTGCATCAAAAGATTGAAATTCGAATTGTAATTTCAAAATTAAATCATTCTCGACTGATTGAATTAGCTCATTTTATTTATAAAAACCTGCCATTTGTAGATCATGTAGCTTTTATGGGCTTAGAAGATATTGGAAATGCTACAGTAAATTCAGAACTAGTTTGGATAGATCCTAAAGAATATATCGAAGACTTAAACTCAGCACTTGAATATTTATTCAATTTTGGAATTAATACATCCATATACAACATCCCTCTTTGTCTCTTACCTTCTAACTTATGGAAGCATTCTGCAAAGTCAATATCTGATTGGAAAACAAAATATCTAGACTGTTGTGATAATTGCAAATTGGCTGAAAATTGTTGTGGTGTTTTTGGAACATCTAAAAAGATAAGTTCAAATATTACCCCATTTTTAAATTAG
- the hxsB gene encoding His-Xaa-Ser system radical SAM maturase HxsB: MQMINTLKPFSEFRNKESKYYLLPFNFKSFLSDHELLINFSGDFLIVESGTADRIVKREITVDDDIYPDLVSNYFISEKQYPSLLDILATKYRTKKSFLDEFTALHIFVLTLRCNHACKYCQVSSVESRTPDSHDISYENLDYSIGKMFQTPARNITMEFQGGEPLLIFEKLKYAVEQAKTLNETHNKNISYVLCSNSTLLTDEILEYMKANSILLSTSLDGPELIHNGNRIFQKNDSYQTTISHMKRAKEILGVDRVSALMTTTKLSLNNPEKIIDSYIENGFSSIFFRSINPYGEALTDSIANYSMDEFIQFYKRGLDYIIELNKRGIFFVEEYAGIILKKILTPFTTGFVDLQSPSGIINGVIVYNYDGYVYASDESRMLAEKGDYYFRLGHVKDDYSSIFYSEKVVDIAKHWANEALAGCSDCCYQIYCGTDPVRNYSTQGDLEGFRPTSDFCNKNMSIIDYLFELMYQDEEVFQIFQRWISKKDN; this comes from the coding sequence ATGCAAATGATTAACACCTTAAAGCCATTTTCAGAATTTAGAAATAAAGAGAGTAAGTATTATTTATTGCCCTTTAATTTTAAATCATTTTTGTCAGATCACGAGTTACTAATAAATTTTTCAGGAGATTTCTTAATCGTTGAAAGTGGAACTGCAGATCGGATTGTTAAACGAGAAATTACAGTTGATGATGATATATATCCTGATCTAGTATCAAATTATTTTATCTCAGAAAAACAGTACCCTTCTTTATTAGATATTTTGGCTACAAAATATCGAACAAAAAAATCCTTCTTAGACGAATTCACAGCCTTACATATTTTTGTACTCACCTTAAGATGCAATCATGCTTGCAAATACTGTCAGGTTTCAAGTGTTGAATCGAGAACACCGGACAGTCATGACATTAGTTATGAAAATTTAGATTATAGTATTGGGAAGATGTTTCAAACACCAGCGAGGAATATTACAATGGAATTCCAAGGTGGAGAACCCTTACTAATATTTGAAAAATTGAAGTATGCAGTAGAACAAGCAAAAACATTAAATGAAACTCATAATAAGAATATATCATATGTGCTTTGCTCCAACAGTACTTTGTTGACAGATGAAATTCTAGAGTATATGAAAGCTAATAGTATTCTTCTATCAACCTCTTTAGATGGCCCGGAATTAATACACAATGGGAATAGAATATTTCAGAAAAATGATAGTTATCAAACAACTATCAGTCACATGAAAAGAGCTAAAGAAATCCTAGGTGTAGATAGGGTTTCAGCACTAATGACAACTACTAAACTATCCCTAAATAATCCAGAAAAGATAATTGATTCATACATCGAAAATGGTTTTTCCAGCATATTCTTTAGATCAATAAATCCTTATGGTGAGGCATTAACAGATTCTATAGCAAATTACAGTATGGACGAATTTATTCAGTTTTATAAAAGAGGGCTGGATTATATTATTGAATTAAATAAACGAGGAATATTTTTTGTCGAGGAATATGCAGGTATAATACTCAAAAAGATACTTACTCCATTTACAACAGGATTTGTAGACCTTCAATCTCCGTCAGGCATTATAAATGGAGTTATTGTTTATAATTATGACGGGTATGTCTATGCATCTGATGAATCAAGAATGCTCGCTGAAAAAGGTGATTATTATTTTCGACTTGGACATGTGAAGGATGATTATTCATCAATATTCTATAGCGAAAAGGTTGTGGATATTGCTAAACATTGGGCGAATGAAGCTCTAGCAGGCTGTTCGGATTGTTGCTATCAAATTTACTGTGGTACAGATCCAGTGCGAAATTACTCTACTCAGGGGGATTTAGAAGGGTTTCGGCCAACTTCAGATTTTTGCAATAAGAATATGAGCATCATTGATTATCTCTTTGAACTTATGTATCAAGATGAAGAGGTCTTTCAAATATTTCAGCGTTGGATTTCTAAAAAGGATAATTAA
- the hxsD gene encoding His-Xaa-Ser system protein HxsD, with the protein MMSNEISQTSFQINVSGNYYTESIISKCIYWLCNKYLVSVSKSNDDFIVDIQKKEDHFTDDEIDQIKSKFYQDLNDYKTREMIREETRSIKDILLVKAFSHGIDTNDKLITQILDNAND; encoded by the coding sequence ATGATGAGTAACGAAATTTCGCAAACTAGTTTTCAAATAAATGTTAGTGGAAATTATTATACCGAGAGTATTATTTCTAAATGTATCTATTGGTTGTGTAATAAGTATCTAGTCTCTGTTTCAAAAAGCAATGATGATTTTATAGTAGACATTCAGAAAAAGGAAGATCATTTTACTGACGATGAGATTGATCAAATTAAATCAAAATTCTATCAGGATCTTAATGATTATAAGACACGGGAAATGATTCGAGAAGAAACCAGATCCATTAAAGATATTTTATTAGTCAAAGCATTTTCTCACGGTATAGATACTAATGATAAATTAATTACTCAAATTCTGGATAATGCAAATGATTAA
- a CDS encoding peptidoglycan-binding domain-containing protein, with amino-acid sequence MKKEYSKYLKKLLLGSLGSLLTINSFSAKRIEPKDLILEGSDDNISSDDYNIKELSKKLILTPTEDGWESFSHRSHSSHRSHSSHRSHSSHYSSSSGSGSGSTGTYTPRTTSISTTNNNTSTTTKKSSSIYKTPIVTSLQLGDRVIKPQMYGSDVTQLMNILLKKKYLIREDNLTVVEGSQIYDEDAITAVKEFQRLNNLPVDGIVGSQTVLKLLKE; translated from the coding sequence ATGAAAAAAGAATATTCAAAGTATCTAAAAAAGTTACTATTAGGATCTTTAGGTTCCTTACTAACTATTAATTCATTTTCAGCTAAAAGAATTGAACCTAAAGACTTAATTCTGGAAGGATCGGATGATAATATCTCTTCCGACGATTATAATATTAAGGAGTTGTCAAAAAAATTAATATTAACACCTACAGAGGATGGTTGGGAATCATTTTCGCACAGGTCGCATAGCTCTCATAGATCCCACAGTTCTCATAGATCCCATAGTTCACATTATTCAAGTTCTAGTGGATCAGGGTCTGGTTCAACAGGTACATATACACCGAGAACTACCAGCATTTCTACTACGAATAACAATACTTCAACAACTACTAAAAAATCTAGTTCGATTTATAAAACACCAATAGTAACAAGCCTTCAACTTGGAGATAGAGTAATTAAGCCCCAAATGTATGGTTCCGACGTTACCCAATTGATGAATATTCTTTTAAAGAAGAAATATCTAATACGAGAAGATAATCTAACTGTTGTTGAAGGTTCACAAATTTATGATGAAGATGCAATTACAGCCGTTAAAGAATTCCAAAGACTTAACAATTTACCCGTTGATGGGATTGTAGGTTCGCAAACTGTTCTTAAACTTTTAAAAGAATAA
- a CDS encoding HNH endonuclease — MRNPNWTREELVLAFNLYLQTEYRKITQTNPEIIQLAERIGRSPGAVSFKLSNLASLDPVVKSKGKKGHANAGKATEDIFVEFQNDREALIFESERILAQFEGSSIENKYQAQLPELSNLLGETRERYVKTRVNQNFFRKMILTNYHSKCAVTGIDLPQLLIASHIIPWAENEKERLNPENGICLSALYDKAFDQHLISFDEDYRMILSKNLKEHCTKTYYQNHFGKLEGKEMILPDRGLPSEVFLGWHRNEI; from the coding sequence ATGCGAAACCCAAATTGGACGAGAGAAGAATTGGTTCTTGCCTTTAACCTTTACCTGCAAACCGAATATCGAAAGATTACCCAAACAAATCCTGAGATTATTCAATTGGCCGAACGCATTGGCCGAAGTCCCGGCGCAGTTAGTTTTAAACTTTCGAATTTAGCCAGCCTCGATCCTGTTGTAAAAAGCAAGGGTAAAAAAGGACATGCAAATGCAGGGAAAGCCACTGAAGATATTTTTGTGGAGTTTCAGAACGACAGGGAAGCACTGATATTTGAAAGTGAACGAATTCTTGCACAATTCGAAGGCAGCAGCATCGAAAATAAATATCAGGCACAACTTCCCGAACTAAGCAACTTGCTTGGCGAAACCCGCGAGCGATACGTGAAAACAAGAGTGAATCAAAATTTTTTCCGCAAAATGATACTCACCAATTACCACAGCAAATGTGCAGTTACGGGTATCGACTTGCCACAACTGCTTATAGCCAGCCACATCATTCCTTGGGCCGAAAACGAAAAGGAACGATTAAACCCCGAAAACGGCATTTGCCTTTCTGCCCTATACGATAAGGCATTCGACCAGCACCTAATCAGCTTCGATGAGGATTACCGCATGATTCTCTCCAAAAATCTAAAAGAACACTGCACCAAAACCTACTACCAAAACCACTTTGGCAAACTGGAAGGAAAAGAGATGATTTTACCTGACAGGGGATTGCCGAGTGAGGTGTTTTTGGGGTGGCATAGGAATGAAATTTGA
- a CDS encoding DNA mismatch endonuclease Vsr: MTDTHSKEIRAYNMSRIKGKNTKPELVVRRFLFANGFRYRLHAKNLPGKPDIVLPKYKTVIFVNGCFWHGHQNCKYFVPPKTRTQWWLQKITNTQKRDRQAQTELQSLGWRVITIWECELKPKKVEERLNGLLSYLLSMK; this comes from the coding sequence ATGACCGACACGCATTCCAAAGAAATACGGGCCTACAACATGTCCCGAATAAAAGGGAAGAATACCAAACCCGAGTTGGTGGTACGAAGGTTTTTGTTTGCCAACGGATTTCGCTACCGCCTGCACGCAAAGAACCTGCCGGGCAAGCCGGATATTGTGCTGCCCAAATACAAAACGGTAATCTTTGTAAACGGATGCTTTTGGCACGGACACCAAAACTGCAAATACTTTGTACCGCCTAAAACACGAACCCAGTGGTGGCTGCAAAAAATCACCAACACCCAAAAGCGCGACAGGCAGGCTCAAACCGAACTCCAAAGCTTGGGCTGGCGCGTAATCACCATTTGGGAGTGCGAACTAAAACCGAAAAAGGTGGAGGAGAGGCTCAATGGCCTTTTATCATATTTACTCAGCATGAAATAG
- the tnpA gene encoding IS200/IS605 family transposase produces the protein MPHVKVYIHFVWSTKYREPFLKSSLIRKKIWKHMKENAEEKGIHIDFINGYHDHCHCLVALQANQTISQLMQLIKGESSFWINKNKLCQDNFEWQNDYYAVSVGKSALPQVRNYIKNQESHHQLKPFEQEEKELIEKYGFIKITPAKAGDN, from the coding sequence ATGCCACACGTCAAAGTGTATATTCATTTTGTATGGAGTACAAAATATCGCGAGCCATTTCTAAAATCAAGTTTGATAAGAAAAAAGATTTGGAAACACATGAAGGAAAATGCGGAAGAAAAAGGCATTCATATCGATTTTATAAATGGATATCATGATCATTGCCATTGTTTGGTGGCTCTTCAGGCAAACCAGACCATAAGTCAGCTGATGCAACTGATTAAGGGCGAATCTTCTTTTTGGATCAATAAAAATAAATTGTGCCAAGATAATTTCGAATGGCAGAACGATTATTATGCGGTATCTGTTGGAAAATCAGCTCTGCCTCAAGTTCGCAATTACATTAAAAATCAGGAATCTCATCACCAATTAAAACCATTCGAGCAGGAAGAAAAGGAATTGATTGAGAAATATGGATTTATAAAAATAACCCCGGCTAAAGCAGGGGACAATTGA
- a CDS encoding GyrI-like domain-containing protein, with translation MRKVDLKKKYKPFYFERKGNISILEVPEFKYLQCSGQGNPNTSEDYKNAIGALYALSYQIKFSMRKSREVDYGVMPLECLWWMDDMNEFSRDRIDEWKWSAMMMQPNFITKEIVEAACQEVSKKKQLPYLDKIELVDFCDGLSAQIMHIGSYADEAPSIDKLHKYIAGNGFERHGKHREIYLNDPRRTAPENLKTIIRQPIVKL, from the coding sequence ATGAGAAAAGTAGATCTGAAGAAAAAATACAAGCCATTTTATTTTGAGCGGAAAGGCAATATTTCGATCCTTGAAGTTCCGGAATTTAAGTATTTGCAATGCAGCGGACAAGGAAATCCAAATACATCGGAAGATTATAAAAACGCCATCGGGGCATTGTATGCCTTGTCGTATCAGATTAAATTTTCGATGCGGAAAAGCCGGGAAGTCGATTACGGTGTAATGCCCCTGGAATGTTTGTGGTGGATGGATGATATGAACGAATTTTCGAGAGACAGGATTGATGAGTGGAAATGGTCGGCCATGATGATGCAGCCCAATTTTATCACCAAAGAAATTGTGGAGGCTGCCTGCCAAGAGGTCAGCAAAAAGAAGCAACTGCCCTATTTGGACAAGATCGAATTGGTCGATTTCTGCGACGGCCTGTCTGCGCAGATCATGCACATAGGTTCTTATGCCGATGAGGCCCCAAGCATTGATAAACTGCACAAATACATTGCCGGTAATGGTTTCGAACGACACGGAAAACACCGCGAAATTTACCTGAATGATCCCCGAAGAACCGCCCCCGAAAACCTAAAGACAATCATTCGCCAGCCCATTGTGAAATTGTAA
- a CDS encoding outer membrane lipoprotein-sorting protein, whose amino-acid sequence MNKLAIAILLTLFSFSGFTQELDVKKWVQEADEKMRGTSSKSIFSMTIQRKSWSRTITMKAWSIGNDYSLMYILSPAKEKGQVFLKRGNEMWNWIPSIERMVKIPPSMMMQSWMGSDFTNDDLVKESSLVKDYTHKLVAEEQLQGYNCYKIELIPTEDAPVVWGKIYMWISKKEKHWLRAEYYDEDGYLMKYEVLSDIKMVDDREMPTRLEMIPADEEDQKTILIYGETEFDIPLKESFFSIQNMKRIR is encoded by the coding sequence ATGAATAAATTAGCAATTGCAATTCTGCTGACCCTGTTCTCCTTTTCGGGATTTACCCAGGAATTGGATGTGAAAAAATGGGTGCAGGAGGCCGATGAAAAAATGAGGGGTACATCGAGCAAAAGCATCTTTAGCATGACCATTCAAAGAAAATCGTGGTCGCGAACCATTACCATGAAAGCCTGGAGCATTGGCAACGACTATTCTCTAATGTACATTCTGTCGCCTGCCAAGGAAAAAGGACAGGTGTTTCTGAAACGCGGCAATGAAATGTGGAACTGGATTCCCAGCATTGAACGAATGGTAAAAATTCCGCCTTCGATGATGATGCAATCGTGGATGGGATCGGACTTTACCAACGACGATTTGGTGAAGGAATCGTCGTTGGTAAAAGATTATACCCACAAGCTGGTGGCCGAAGAGCAGCTGCAGGGATACAACTGCTATAAGATTGAATTGATTCCTACTGAAGATGCTCCGGTTGTTTGGGGTAAAATTTATATGTGGATCAGTAAAAAAGAGAAACACTGGCTGCGTGCCGAGTATTACGACGAAGATGGTTATCTGATGAAATATGAGGTGTTGTCGGATATCAAAATGGTTGACGACCGCGAAATGCCTACCCGTTTGGAGATGATTCCTGCCGATGAGGAGGATCAGAAAACCATTCTGATTTATGGCGAAACCGAATTCGATATTCCACTGAAGGAATCGTTTTTCTCCATTCAAAACATGAAACGAATCAGGTAG
- a CDS encoding FtsX-like permease family protein, giving the protein MNTNIKLAWRNLWRNKRRTLITVASIFFGVLFSAYMTSMQEGSYTKMVDIVVKFYSGYMQVHHEDYWENKSINNSFEYNQELVDELLANKDVDFVFPRLESFGLASSKELTKGAMIFGIDPLGENQLTKIADKVRSGKYLEAEDEGVLMGAGLAKYLQLGVNDTLVIISQGYHGVSAAEKFPIRGIIKHVSPELNKTIVYMSLAKCQEFFSAKNRLTSLVINVADNDVMKRAFHDLKKNIKAPYSIMSWEEMQPEVVQQIEGDRAGGIIMKAILYIVIAFGILGTIMMMMMERRREFGVMTAIGMSKGKLAGVLFFETIFIGFLGILSGLAASWPLLLLQSANPIPLSGQAAQMMEEFGFEPYMFFSTSWQVFSQQAISVSVITLIIAIYPVVSALRLKEIKALKA; this is encoded by the coding sequence ATGAATACGAATATTAAACTAGCCTGGCGAAATCTCTGGAGAAATAAAAGAAGAACTTTAATTACAGTTGCTTCCATTTTTTTCGGCGTGCTGTTTTCAGCCTACATGACCTCGATGCAGGAGGGCTCGTATACAAAAATGGTGGATATTGTGGTGAAGTTTTACTCGGGATACATGCAGGTGCATCATGAGGATTACTGGGAAAACAAGAGCATTAACAACAGTTTCGAATACAATCAGGAATTGGTGGATGAACTGCTTGCCAACAAAGATGTCGATTTTGTTTTTCCGCGCCTGGAATCATTTGGTCTGGCCTCATCGAAAGAGTTGACCAAGGGGGCCATGATTTTTGGTATTGATCCCTTGGGCGAAAATCAGCTGACCAAAATTGCCGATAAGGTCAGGTCAGGAAAATATCTGGAAGCAGAAGATGAGGGAGTATTGATGGGTGCTGGCTTGGCGAAGTATTTACAGCTAGGTGTAAACGACACTTTGGTGATAATCAGTCAGGGATATCACGGAGTGAGTGCTGCAGAAAAATTCCCGATTCGAGGCATTATTAAACATGTATCGCCCGAGCTGAATAAAACCATTGTGTACATGAGTCTGGCGAAATGTCAGGAATTTTTTAGTGCAAAAAACCGCTTGACTTCTCTGGTAATTAATGTGGCCGACAATGATGTAATGAAACGTGCTTTTCATGATCTGAAAAAAAACATCAAAGCCCCCTACTCTATTATGAGTTGGGAAGAAATGCAGCCTGAGGTTGTACAGCAGATTGAAGGCGACCGGGCGGGTGGTATCATCATGAAAGCCATTCTTTACATCGTAATCGCATTTGGAATTTTGGGTACCATTATGATGATGATGATGGAAAGAAGACGCGAATTTGGCGTGATGACTGCCATTGGCATGAGCAAAGGGAAATTGGCCGGAGTTCTCTTTTTCGAGACAATTTTCATTGGATTTCTGGGCATTCTTTCGGGTTTGGCGGCAAGTTGGCCATTGCTTCTTTTACAAAGTGCAAACCCAATCCCTCTTAGCGGACAAGCCGCTCAGATGATGGAAGAGTTTGGTTTCGAACCCTACATGTTCTTCTCTACTTCGTGGCAGGTATTTAGCCAGCAGGCCATTAGTGTATCTGTTATTACCCTCATTATTGCCATTTACCCGGTTGTTTCGGCATTGCGATTAAAAGAAATTAAAGCTTTGAAAGCTTAA